The Paenibacillus uliginis N3/975 genome has a window encoding:
- a CDS encoding ABC transporter permease, with protein MHSLTIAWQMIKRTLGRKKGWMSFVIIPCVVVTAAVALLGNEGTTSITIPYMNSDTGPAGKHLIEELSRTKEFIMKPISSEEELKQSIIRQKGKIGIMIPENFSEALLAGDTPTVELYELSSSEASFMVNTTVNGTIGRMGDAATVIRNDADKNQDPQAAFEDILNQTQKHQVEAVSTDMGLYAKPGLNNVTGFTLMFMMGLISSAVMLIVEDRRMRTMSRIFTAPVRSYQIALGNFLGSFALGALQVLFVLILTKYVLGYEYGIPFFMHFLTLTAFMLVAMGIASTIAGLIRNPQNAGMLNSLIITPTCMLGGCFWPLSIMPDFLKKIANFIPQKWAIEAVETAASGGTLADIQLPLLILGLMAVILLGLGSVILRPSETSVNA; from the coding sequence ATGCATAGTCTTACCATCGCTTGGCAGATGATCAAACGGACGCTAGGCCGTAAAAAAGGCTGGATGTCCTTTGTTATCATTCCATGTGTCGTCGTTACAGCAGCTGTAGCGCTCCTCGGAAATGAAGGGACGACCAGCATAACGATCCCTTACATGAACTCGGATACCGGTCCTGCGGGCAAGCACCTGATAGAGGAATTAAGTCGCACGAAAGAGTTCATTATGAAGCCAATCAGTTCGGAAGAGGAACTCAAGCAGTCCATCATCCGGCAAAAAGGGAAGATCGGCATTATGATTCCAGAGAACTTTAGTGAGGCTCTTCTGGCAGGAGACACACCCACAGTAGAATTGTATGAGCTGTCCAGCAGCGAAGCATCCTTTATGGTCAATACGACGGTAAATGGAACGATCGGACGCATGGGGGATGCTGCCACCGTCATCCGCAATGATGCTGATAAGAATCAGGATCCACAGGCTGCATTTGAGGACATATTGAATCAGACGCAAAAACACCAGGTTGAGGCCGTCAGCACGGATATGGGGCTGTACGCCAAGCCGGGTCTGAACAACGTAACGGGTTTTACTCTCATGTTCATGATGGGGCTCATCTCCAGTGCAGTTATGCTTATCGTGGAAGACCGGAGAATGCGCACCATGTCACGTATCTTTACCGCTCCGGTTCGCTCGTATCAAATTGCGCTTGGGAACTTTCTCGGCAGTTTTGCTTTAGGTGCTTTACAGGTTCTGTTCGTATTAATCCTGACAAAATATGTGCTTGGTTATGAATATGGTATTCCGTTTTTCATGCACTTCTTAACCCTGACAGCGTTCATGCTCGTCGCGATGGGCATAGCTAGTACCATTGCAGGGCTGATCCGCAATCCTCAAAATGCCGGGATGCTCAATTCCTTGATCATTACACCGACGTGCATGCTTGGTGGCTGTTTCTGGCCGCTGTCGATCATGCCGGATTTCCTGAAAAAAATCGCCAACTTCATTCCTCAGAAATGGGCAATCGAAGCGGTGGAAACGGCTGCTTCAGGTGGTACGCTGGCGGATATCCAACTGCCGCTGCTTATCCTGGGTTTGATGGCGGTTATCCTGCTGGGATTAGGCTCCGTAATTCTGCGACCTAGCGAAACGAGTGTAAATGCGTAA
- a CDS encoding sensor histidine kinase, whose translation MRYSLTSLRFGLILLPAAAGLYVDRIDHYDQYTLFILLFLALAVLGRYFNASPVIITAAFLEFIISGWLCQQYGLMMVFISLSTACTYLVLSNVPLRYILLGIHFLVLNVSLQGYDVLWLISANFLLILIAVFIGILVNTSGSREETLRLYDELKRKHFELEEARSRMQQFAHQVEGAAQAEERSRISRQLHDDIGHRLIRVKMMMEAAIHTVPQDNARGMELLYQIRDQIGASMDEMRSAVKRMNPGRQLTDAYSLDRLLEETGRETGIRTRILVEGASYPLYPSQQVVLYKNAREAITNAIRHGHADEVDVLLRYGDHEICMEVSNNGEVAAEEALAVESSGIGKQGIGLSGMLERTKVIGGTLEIHRQTPFTVITRLPVYRKSEIV comes from the coding sequence ATGCGTTATTCACTGACCTCACTTCGTTTTGGTCTTATTCTCCTCCCCGCTGCCGCAGGGCTATATGTGGACAGAATCGACCATTATGACCAGTACACCCTCTTTATCCTGTTATTTCTTGCTTTGGCGGTGCTTGGCCGTTACTTCAATGCAAGTCCGGTCATCATCACCGCAGCTTTTCTGGAGTTCATTATCTCGGGTTGGCTGTGCCAACAGTACGGCTTGATGATGGTTTTTATCTCTTTGTCGACCGCTTGCACGTATCTGGTCTTGTCCAATGTACCGCTTCGGTACATCCTCCTCGGCATCCATTTCCTGGTACTGAATGTATCACTTCAGGGTTACGATGTCTTATGGCTTATCTCTGCCAATTTCCTGTTGATCCTAATCGCTGTATTCATCGGCATACTGGTTAACACTTCGGGAAGCCGAGAGGAAACACTGCGGCTGTACGATGAGCTTAAACGTAAACATTTCGAACTGGAAGAGGCCCGCAGCCGAATGCAGCAATTCGCCCACCAGGTAGAAGGCGCCGCGCAGGCTGAGGAAAGGAGCCGGATTTCCAGGCAGCTTCATGATGACATCGGACACCGGTTGATTCGGGTAAAAATGATGATGGAGGCGGCTATTCACACCGTGCCGCAGGATAATGCCCGTGGGATGGAGCTGCTATACCAGATCCGTGATCAAATCGGGGCCAGCATGGATGAAATGCGGTCTGCGGTCAAACGAATGAATCCAGGCAGGCAGCTGACAGATGCTTATTCCTTGGATCGCCTGCTTGAAGAAACTGGACGTGAAACCGGAATCCGGACCCGTATTCTTGTGGAGGGCGCGTCGTATCCACTGTACCCGAGCCAGCAGGTTGTCCTGTACAAAAATGCACGCGAAGCCATTACGAATGCGATCAGGCATGGGCATGCAGACGAGGTGGATGTACTTCTCCGTTATGGGGATCACGAGATCTGTATGGAGGTTTCGAACAACGGGGAGGTCGCAGCCGAAGAAGCCTTAGCTGTGGAAAGCTCCGGGATCGGAAAACAGGGCATCGGGCTTAGCGGTATGCTGGAGCGTACCAAAGTCATCGGAGGGACACTGGAGATCCACCGGCAGACGCCTTTTACCGTCATCACGCGGCTGCCTGTTTACCGGAAGAGCGAGATTGTGTAG
- a CDS encoding response regulator gives MISVLIVDDDPFIRESLKLLVGMDAEVEVIGAAAHGAEALELLEGGARADVVLMDIRMPVCDGVEGTKRIRERFPDVRVLMLTTFDDDDYIVEALQNGASGYLLKNIPPDRIIQGIKTVHDGNMLIHPDIARKLTGMLRPTSHNAPTEPAALDHYGLTPAEKNIVSLIADGLSNKEISAQLFLSEGTVKNYVTEILGKLSLRDRTQIAIFYLKKV, from the coding sequence ATGATATCTGTACTGATTGTGGACGATGACCCGTTTATCCGAGAAAGCTTGAAACTGTTAGTCGGCATGGATGCTGAAGTGGAGGTTATCGGAGCTGCTGCTCATGGAGCCGAGGCGCTGGAATTGCTTGAGGGCGGGGCTAGGGCAGACGTCGTGTTGATGGATATCCGGATGCCGGTATGCGACGGCGTCGAAGGAACCAAACGGATTCGAGAGCGGTTCCCGGATGTGAGGGTTCTGATGCTGACCACCTTTGACGACGACGATTATATCGTCGAAGCGCTGCAAAACGGTGCCAGCGGTTATTTGCTCAAGAACATTCCACCGGACCGGATCATTCAAGGCATCAAGACGGTCCATGACGGCAACATGCTCATTCATCCCGATATCGCCCGCAAGCTGACCGGGATGCTCCGGCCGACCTCACACAACGCTCCGACGGAGCCTGCTGCACTGGACCATTATGGTCTCACACCAGCTGAGAAAAATATCGTCTCCCTGATTGCAGACGGCCTTTCGAACAAGGAAATTTCAGCCCAGCTGTTCCTGAGCGAAGGTACCGTTAAAAACTATGTAACCGAAATTTTAGGGAAGCTAAGTCTACGGGACCGAACGCAAATCGCCATTTTCTATTTGAAAAAGGTGTAG
- a CDS encoding flagellar motor protein: MDITIVIGILAGLVALIGGFLWEGGHISGLLQTTAALIVFGGTFAAVMISFPASRLRKIPEGLRIAFGHRNRSSQGLIDDIVSMASVARRDGVLALEQVSSDHPDSFLREGIQMVVDGTDAELVQQILELEIQATELKYENHAKIFESAGGYAPTMGIIGTVMGLIHVLGNLQDPTQLGPSIAVAFTATLYGVASANIIFLPIASKIKARGEEEIQNMELLLEGILAVQNGEHPLLVRKKLASYASAGFSIIPEARGTAHETAD; encoded by the coding sequence ATGGATATTACTATCGTTATCGGAATATTAGCCGGTCTTGTCGCATTAATCGGAGGTTTCTTATGGGAAGGAGGACATATCAGCGGACTGCTGCAGACTACCGCTGCGCTGATTGTATTTGGTGGCACCTTTGCCGCTGTCATGATCAGCTTCCCCGCCTCCCGTCTACGTAAAATTCCGGAAGGTCTCCGAATTGCCTTCGGACACCGGAACCGTTCTTCTCAGGGGCTTATTGATGACATCGTGAGCATGGCATCTGTCGCCCGCAGGGATGGCGTACTCGCCCTAGAGCAGGTTTCTTCAGATCACCCCGATTCTTTTTTGCGGGAAGGAATCCAGATGGTCGTCGACGGTACCGATGCCGAGCTCGTTCAGCAAATTCTTGAGCTTGAGATTCAGGCAACTGAGCTGAAGTACGAAAATCACGCCAAAATATTTGAGTCTGCCGGTGGCTACGCCCCAACGATGGGAATTATCGGTACCGTCATGGGCTTGATCCATGTCCTCGGTAATCTTCAGGATCCGACACAGCTCGGTCCCTCTATTGCCGTCGCCTTTACGGCCACACTGTACGGTGTCGCAAGTGCCAATATTATCTTTCTTCCCATTGCATCCAAAATTAAAGCACGTGGTGAAGAAGAAATTCAGAATATGGAACTTCTGCTTGAAGGTATTTTAGCGGTACAGAACGGGGAACACCCACTTCTCGTGCGCAAGAAGCTGGCTTCTTATGCTTCTGCCGGCTTCTCCATTATCCCAGAAGCAAGGGGGACGGCTCATGAGACAGCCGATTAG
- the uvrB gene encoding excinuclease ABC subunit UvrB, translating to MSDIVVSTKSFEIESEFQPQGDQPRAITELVEGIQEGKKHQTLLGATGTGKTFTIAQTIAKLNRPTLVIAHNKTLAAQLASEFKEFFPHNSVDYFVSYYDYYQPEAYIPSSDTYIEKDSSINEEIDKLRHSATSSLFERRDVIIVASVSCIYGLGSPQEYGELLLSLRVGMEKPRNQILSRLVDIQYQRNDINFVRGTFRVRGDVIEIFPASKGEHAVRVELFGDEIERITEINVLTGELVGEREHVAIFPASHFVTREETMRVALVNIERELEERLEVLRADGKLLEAQRLEQRTRYDIEMMKEVGFCSGIENYSGPLTFREPGATPFTLMDYFPDDMLIVIDESHVTLPQIRAMYNGDRARKTVLVDHGFRLPSALDNRPLQFEEFEDKVNQIVYVSATPGPYELEHCDTMVEQIIRPTGLLDPLIDVRPSEGQIDDLIGEIHERIERDERVLVTTLTKKMAEDLTDYLKEIGIKVRYLHSDIKTFERMQILRDLRLGTFHVLIGINLLREGLDLPEVSLVAILDADKEGFLRSDRSLIQTIGRAARNSEGRVIMYGDKITDSMDRAIKETERRRSVQEEYNEKHGITPQTIRKKVRDVIEATKVAESKADYLTGAAGKMSKKDRQSVIERLEVEMKEAAKNLQFERAAELRDALLELKAE from the coding sequence ATGAGCGATATCGTTGTCAGTACCAAATCCTTCGAAATTGAGTCGGAATTTCAGCCTCAGGGTGACCAGCCCAGGGCGATTACCGAATTGGTTGAGGGGATTCAAGAGGGCAAGAAGCATCAGACACTGCTTGGCGCTACCGGAACGGGAAAGACATTCACGATCGCGCAGACCATTGCCAAGTTAAACCGGCCTACGCTGGTCATTGCGCATAACAAGACACTTGCCGCACAGCTGGCAAGCGAGTTTAAGGAGTTTTTCCCGCACAACTCTGTTGATTATTTCGTGAGTTACTACGATTACTATCAGCCGGAAGCTTACATTCCGTCCTCGGACACGTACATTGAGAAGGATTCAAGTATTAATGAAGAGATCGATAAGCTGCGCCACTCCGCAACGAGCTCACTGTTCGAGCGGCGGGACGTTATTATCGTGGCTAGTGTATCTTGCATATATGGTTTGGGTTCACCGCAGGAGTATGGAGAACTACTGCTCTCTTTGCGGGTAGGTATGGAGAAGCCGCGCAATCAGATTTTGTCGCGGCTTGTTGATATTCAGTACCAGCGAAACGACATTAACTTTGTGCGCGGCACGTTCCGTGTGCGGGGTGATGTCATCGAAATCTTCCCGGCATCCAAGGGAGAGCATGCCGTCCGTGTAGAATTGTTCGGTGACGAGATCGAACGAATTACCGAGATTAACGTTCTGACCGGGGAGCTGGTTGGCGAGCGCGAGCATGTTGCGATCTTCCCGGCATCTCACTTCGTTACCCGGGAAGAGACAATGCGTGTTGCACTTGTCAATATCGAACGGGAGCTGGAAGAGCGTCTTGAGGTACTGCGTGCCGATGGCAAGCTGCTGGAAGCGCAGCGGTTGGAACAGCGCACGCGTTATGATATCGAAATGATGAAGGAAGTCGGCTTCTGCTCCGGTATCGAGAACTATTCCGGACCGCTAACGTTCCGGGAGCCAGGGGCAACCCCGTTTACTCTGATGGACTATTTTCCGGATGACATGCTGATTGTTATCGATGAGTCTCATGTGACGCTGCCGCAGATCCGGGCGATGTATAACGGTGACCGTGCACGTAAAACCGTTCTGGTGGATCACGGTTTCCGTCTGCCATCGGCACTGGACAACCGGCCGCTGCAGTTTGAGGAGTTCGAGGATAAGGTCAACCAGATTGTATATGTGTCTGCGACCCCGGGGCCGTATGAGCTGGAGCACTGTGACACCATGGTGGAACAGATTATCCGTCCGACAGGGCTTCTTGATCCGCTGATTGATGTAAGACCGTCCGAAGGACAGATTGACGACTTGATCGGTGAGATTCATGAACGGATCGAACGCGATGAGCGGGTGCTGGTGACAACGCTGACGAAGAAGATGGCAGAGGACTTGACCGATTATTTGAAAGAGATCGGAATTAAGGTCCGCTACTTGCACTCCGATATTAAGACATTTGAGCGGATGCAAATTTTGCGGGATCTTCGCCTCGGTACATTCCACGTGTTGATAGGTATTAACCTGCTAAGAGAGGGGCTTGATCTTCCGGAGGTGTCCTTGGTTGCGATACTGGATGCTGACAAGGAAGGCTTCCTCCGCTCGGACCGATCGCTGATCCAGACGATCGGTCGGGCGGCGCGGAACTCGGAAGGTCGGGTTATCATGTACGGTGACAAGATCACCGACTCCATGGATAGAGCGATTAAGGAAACGGAACGTCGCCGCAGCGTCCAGGAGGAGTATAACGAGAAGCATGGCATTACGCCGCAAACGATCCGCAAGAAGGTTCGCGACGTAATCGAGGCTACGAAGGTAGCCGAGAGCAAGGCGGATTACCTGACAGGTGCCGCCGGCAAGATGTCCAAGAAAGACCGCCAATCGGTGATCGAGCGACTGGAAGTCGAGATGAAGGAAGCTGCCAAGAATCTTCAATTCGAACGGGCAGCAGAGCTTCGCGATGCACTGCTTGAGCTGAAGGCTGAATAA
- a CDS encoding flagellar motor protein MotB: protein MRQPIRKRRRKQNAGGDQRDRWMITYADLITLLLIFFVVMYAMSRLDTEKYKLVTDSLQSTFRSGDSILEQGSGLTGTADTEKHKNPPPAATGEKDPEPMTERELAFRKQEEELAEFMNIIKQYVQDNQLHNDIFISDEPQGIAITLSDRFLFDPGQAELKEGADPVLSKLASLFRDLNTTVSIEGHTDNVPAGPFYKDNWELSGARAMSVLRYFLDVSKLSPDIFQYAGYADTRPASDNTTAQGRQKNRRVEITVLRQLRQ from the coding sequence ATGAGACAGCCGATTAGAAAACGCCGCCGTAAGCAGAACGCTGGCGGCGACCAGCGAGACCGCTGGATGATCACGTATGCCGATCTGATCACACTGCTGCTGATCTTTTTTGTCGTCATGTATGCCATGAGCCGACTGGATACTGAAAAGTACAAGCTTGTCACCGATTCTCTACAATCCACCTTCCGGAGCGGAGACTCCATCCTCGAGCAGGGATCCGGCCTAACAGGCACGGCGGACACCGAGAAACACAAGAACCCGCCGCCAGCAGCTACCGGAGAGAAGGACCCCGAACCAATGACCGAAAGGGAGCTCGCCTTCCGGAAGCAGGAGGAAGAACTCGCGGAGTTCATGAATATAATTAAACAATATGTGCAGGACAATCAACTTCATAACGACATTTTTATTTCGGATGAGCCTCAGGGCATTGCAATCACGCTCAGCGACCGCTTCCTGTTTGATCCCGGTCAAGCTGAGCTGAAAGAAGGTGCTGATCCGGTGCTCAGCAAGCTCGCCAGTCTGTTCCGTGATCTCAATACAACGGTCAGCATCGAAGGTCATACTGACAACGTACCTGCAGGTCCCTTCTATAAAGATAATTGGGAGCTTTCCGGTGCCCGTGCCATGTCGGTACTGCGTTATTTTCTCGACGTGAGCAAACTGAGCCCTGACATCTTTCAATATGCAGGGTATGCCGACACCCGTCCCGCCTCCGATAACACTACCGCTCAGGGGCGGCAGAAAAACCGCCGGGTTGAAATCACGGTATTGAGACAGTTGCGACAGTAG
- a CDS encoding ABC transporter ATP-binding protein: MAFLQMNDVVKRYGSKLSVDHLNLTINEGEIFGLLGPNGAGKSTTINMICGLLKIDQGSIEVDGISIMDRPLEVKKRIGLVPQDLALYETMSAADNVSFFAKLYGLRGKLLKERVEEALTFVGLQDRAKDAPSTFSGGMKRRLNIACALTHHPKLIIMDEPTVGIDPQSRNHILESVRKLNEMGSTVIYTSHYMEEVSAISDRVAIMDKGHVIAFGTQQELRERVAHEEKIVLTAEGITPAMVDELTIHPRVSRVHRDERVLEIYLPSAQNDLQDVLFICSKHEAVIQSIQCEEPDLETLFLSLTGRTLRD; the protein is encoded by the coding sequence ATGGCATTCTTACAAATGAACGATGTGGTCAAACGCTATGGAAGTAAGCTTTCAGTGGATCACTTGAATCTGACCATAAACGAAGGCGAAATCTTTGGACTGCTTGGACCCAACGGGGCCGGCAAAAGCACGACGATCAATATGATCTGCGGACTGCTCAAAATCGATCAGGGCAGCATTGAAGTGGACGGCATCTCCATTATGGACCGACCACTGGAAGTTAAAAAAAGAATTGGACTCGTCCCTCAGGATCTTGCGCTGTATGAGACAATGTCCGCTGCCGACAACGTGTCCTTTTTCGCCAAGTTGTACGGTCTCCGGGGAAAGCTGCTGAAAGAACGGGTAGAAGAGGCGCTGACGTTTGTTGGCCTGCAGGACCGGGCGAAAGATGCACCCTCGACCTTCTCCGGCGGCATGAAGCGGAGATTGAACATCGCTTGTGCCTTAACCCATCATCCGAAGCTGATCATTATGGACGAGCCGACCGTCGGCATCGATCCGCAATCCCGAAATCATATTTTGGAATCCGTAAGAAAGCTTAATGAAATGGGCTCTACCGTAATTTATACCAGCCACTACATGGAAGAGGTTTCAGCGATCAGCGACCGTGTGGCGATTATGGATAAAGGGCATGTGATTGCTTTTGGCACCCAGCAGGAACTGAGAGAGCGGGTCGCCCATGAAGAGAAAATCGTGTTGACTGCCGAAGGCATCACACCAGCCATGGTAGATGAACTGACCATACATCCCCGAGTGTCCCGGGTTCATCGGGATGAGCGTGTTCTGGAGATCTATCTGCCGTCCGCGCAAAATGACCTGCAGGATGTTTTGTTTATTTGCAGCAAGCATGAGGCGGTTATCCAAAGTATCCAATGCGAAGAACCGGATCTTGAGACGCTTTTCCTCAGTCTGACGGGTCGGACGCTGCGCGATTAG
- a CDS encoding ABC transporter permease, whose product MNIRTITWFELRRMFRSRAVVFNLFLLPMLLIFILGTALSSFFGGMEDYVPEQVKVGIIGVESGESLPSSFRTFIEAPEIAKVLVPSMGLTQKEAESKLRTGGIDFAVTVPEDLDTQIFSGGKVQLEMLLGKNRTRNLIAESMFGAFMDEANSKQAQAVIVGPQVLTNSSSAVNERPSYVETGKLNDQGETYSAVQYYAASMLIMFLLYSGLTASNSLFSEKENHTLYRLQSTPVSSATIFGGKILGCSVVTVMQAILIVVGSSWMYGVNWGDHVWLLMLVCVLITMTSMTIAIIVSLVTKTASTATAIIQAVVIAMTFLSGGFTPLPVDFIQALGEFTVNHWALQGILRMMLNAELSQILTCVGVLGAISLGLSAAAMIAYRKVGYHA is encoded by the coding sequence GTGAATATAAGAACCATTACATGGTTTGAACTGAGAAGAATGTTTCGTAGCCGGGCGGTAGTGTTTAACCTGTTCCTGCTGCCGATGTTATTGATCTTTATATTGGGTACGGCGTTATCAAGTTTTTTCGGCGGCATGGAGGACTATGTCCCTGAGCAGGTGAAGGTGGGAATCATCGGCGTGGAGTCCGGCGAGTCGCTTCCATCAAGCTTTAGGACCTTTATCGAGGCGCCAGAGATTGCAAAAGTGCTAGTTCCATCCATGGGACTTACGCAGAAGGAAGCGGAGAGCAAGCTCCGCACAGGCGGTATTGACTTTGCCGTCACGGTACCGGAGGACCTTGATACTCAGATCTTTTCGGGGGGGAAAGTCCAATTGGAAATGCTCCTTGGAAAAAACCGCACGCGCAATTTGATTGCGGAATCGATGTTCGGCGCTTTTATGGATGAGGCCAACAGTAAGCAGGCGCAGGCCGTTATTGTGGGACCGCAAGTGCTTACGAACAGCAGCTCCGCTGTGAACGAACGCCCTTCATATGTAGAAACCGGCAAGCTGAATGACCAAGGCGAGACTTACTCGGCCGTACAGTATTATGCCGCATCGATGTTAATAATGTTTCTGCTGTACTCGGGTTTAACTGCGAGCAACAGCTTATTTTCGGAAAAAGAAAATCATACGCTGTATCGGCTGCAGTCGACACCGGTCTCTAGCGCGACTATTTTTGGGGGCAAAATTCTGGGATGCAGCGTTGTGACGGTGATGCAAGCCATTCTGATCGTTGTAGGCTCTAGCTGGATGTATGGCGTAAATTGGGGGGACCATGTCTGGCTGTTAATGCTGGTATGTGTTCTGATTACGATGACTTCCATGACCATTGCGATCATAGTTTCGCTGGTTACCAAAACTGCCTCGACGGCAACCGCGATTATTCAAGCTGTGGTCATTGCCATGACATTCCTGAGCGGAGGATTTACGCCGCTTCCGGTGGATTTCATTCAGGCTTTAGGTGAGTTCACCGTGAACCATTGGGCGCTGCAAGGAATTCTGCGCATGATGCTAAACGCAGAGTTATCTCAAATTTTAACGTGTGTCGGGGTCTTGGGCGCAATCTCGCTCGGTTTATCTGCCGCGGCTATGATCGCTTATCGAAAGGTGGGTTACCATGCATAG